A DNA window from Pedobacter africanus contains the following coding sequences:
- a CDS encoding SGNH/GDSL hydrolase family protein, with product MVTNKTSLSGFKTALLGCLLLPAMAFAQNADERTKIAASQAGASPIFFDTAVSGIPSVEPGNFNNSLECKVREGFPAFFEKLNKGKKVLVAFIGGSITQANLGYRLQTAQYLEQAYPQVSFQWINAGVSGTGTDLGAFRIKEQVLRHQPDLIFIEFAVNGAYAPGMEGMVRQTIKANPNTAICLLYTILNGQTVFYQRNELPPNIKGLEKVATHYGLPSINLGMEAADLEAAGKLIWKGSQADQDKILFSEDGIHPSTAGGKLYAAAIARAFKKIETVQQPKKKELPDPLITTNWDEATMIDPSVFAAENQGWQLVPTAEDPNLKKFSSWFSEVLSASKPGARFRFRFNGDMLGVFDIGGPEAGQLEWIVDGKPVKLMNRFNGFCNNRYRGQFEVIEVSRGNHLVEVLLSGQKADKRMILPEDKRADIIAHPEKYDQTVAYIGRILLRGTLLK from the coding sequence ATGGTAACGAATAAAACTTCCCTAAGCGGGTTTAAAACTGCATTGCTGGGTTGCCTGCTGCTACCGGCAATGGCATTTGCCCAAAATGCTGATGAGCGTACAAAAATTGCGGCTTCGCAGGCCGGTGCTTCACCCATCTTTTTTGATACTGCTGTTTCCGGAATCCCTTCAGTTGAGCCTGGAAATTTTAACAACAGCCTTGAATGTAAAGTAAGAGAGGGCTTTCCGGCTTTCTTTGAAAAACTAAATAAGGGCAAGAAGGTCCTGGTGGCCTTCATTGGGGGTAGCATCACCCAGGCAAATTTGGGTTACCGTCTGCAAACCGCCCAGTACCTGGAGCAGGCTTATCCTCAGGTCAGCTTTCAGTGGATCAATGCCGGAGTGTCGGGTACAGGAACAGATTTGGGGGCTTTCCGGATAAAGGAACAGGTACTCAGACATCAGCCCGACTTAATTTTCATAGAATTTGCGGTCAACGGGGCCTATGCTCCCGGCATGGAAGGGATGGTGCGCCAAACGATCAAAGCAAACCCCAATACGGCAATTTGTTTGCTCTATACCATTTTAAATGGGCAGACTGTCTTTTATCAGCGAAATGAACTCCCTCCAAATATAAAGGGGCTTGAAAAGGTTGCTACACATTACGGCCTTCCTTCTATAAATCTGGGTATGGAGGCGGCTGATCTGGAAGCTGCCGGAAAGCTGATCTGGAAGGGAAGCCAGGCTGATCAGGATAAAATCCTGTTTTCTGAGGATGGCATACACCCTTCAACAGCTGGAGGAAAACTATATGCGGCAGCTATTGCCCGGGCATTCAAAAAAATAGAAACCGTACAGCAGCCGAAAAAGAAAGAATTACCCGACCCATTGATTACCACCAATTGGGATGAGGCAACGATGATAGATCCATCCGTTTTTGCTGCTGAGAACCAGGGCTGGCAATTGGTTCCAACAGCAGAAGACCCAAACCTTAAGAAGTTCTCTTCCTGGTTTTCAGAGGTACTTAGTGCAAGTAAACCTGGAGCCAGGTTCAGGTTTCGTTTCAATGGCGATATGCTGGGGGTTTTTGACATTGGCGGACCTGAAGCCGGACAGCTGGAATGGATTGTAGATGGAAAACCGGTAAAACTGATGAACAGGTTCAACGGCTTTTGTAATAACCGCTACCGGGGGCAGTTCGAAGTAATTGAAGTATCCAGGGGCAACCATTTGGTAGAAGTGCTACTGTCTGGACAGAAAGCCGATAAGCGCATGATCTTACCTGAAGACAAAAGGGCGGATATCATCGCGCATCCGGAAAAATACGATCAGACAGTCGCCTATATCGGACGGATTTTATTAAGGGGAACATTACTGAAATGA